GATATATACTTCGTCATCCCAAGTCAAATCCAAGtaacataaatagtaaaataaagcaaaaataaCAATGTGAACTTAGGCTTACTTCTGTATGTGCAAATTTACCATCTCATTGTGGATGTAAAGACATTTCTTTTACCttcatttgcttttgatttCTAAATACCAGTAAAATGGCGTTAAATTAATCTACAGTTACTTTTGGCTATTTATTCCACAGCAATTTATTGATCCTCAACAGAAGCCTACGGAAGAGAACATCATTTGTAATGTGAAGCCGATAACTCAAGGAGATGCTAACAGTTTAGAGCCGAAATCATCTGAAACCAAAGCCAATGGGGCCCAAGCATTGAATGAACCTGCAGCTTTAGGAGAGATGGGAAAACCAGATGACGCAATTAATTTAGATTCAAGCGGTTACAAGCATGGAAACAAAGAAACATCTTATGAGTATAAACGAACTGtagaatctgaaaagaagaTGGAGGAAAACCAACCTTCAAAGTATATTGAAGAAGGTACTTGCAAATCAACTAAGCATGGCACTGGGGATGCACCGAGTTCTGTTCAAAGAAAATACCAACCTTCAAAGCATTTTGAAGAAGATGCTCAAAACTTAATTGAGTATAATACTGGGAATGCGCCAAATGCTGTTCAAAGCATAGATGAGTTGGAATCTATTCCAGCTAGTGGGGTTAATCAAAATATTCTGGAGGATAATGTTTCTGGAGTGGAACAAAGATTAGGAGGTTCTATTGCAGTGGCTCCAAATCGAAGATTGGAGCTTGAGCAAACTTATCTCAGCTCAGGTGCCTCTCCGAGATCTGTGTTACCACAAAATATCCTGGCAGATCAAATACCTGTATCAGACATTGAGCAACGAAGACAAACAGATTGGCCAGGATCTGTTACAGAAGACATAGTGAGGGAAAATTCAGCAGACAATCAACCACATGAGAACTCAACTTTTAACATGCCCCGAAGTACACAGCGGTTGGCTGAGAATTCAATACAGGACTCATCCAGTAATTCCGGTCCTGCAACATCAGAGGTCAGTATGAGAGTATCTATGactcattttcatcttttaatgcATCTCAAAGATCTTGAATTCATAAATAACGTATTAGGCTTATGAATTTATAGATAAGTactttttccattttgttttgcCATCTCATCCATTCACCGAACTCTACACTCGTATACATGTCTGCATAGTATCTTAACATACACTTTTCAGCATGTTCTGACCCACATATTTACCTAAACTTGAACAGGAATCGTCTTGCGTGACAAAGAAGAGAACTGATGGTAGCACTGCCCATAATATGAATGAACTTGTCTTAGAAGGCACACAAGGCAATGACGGTTCCTTAAAATCCAGTAAAGATGAATCTAAAACTTTGACAAGTTCAGAGGACACGGAAGAACTATCAAAAACATCTGGTGAAAGTAATTTTGATTCTATTGAGCATCTTGGAGGATCAGAAAAACTGATTGAACACAACACTAGAACTgattcatcaaaatcaaaagaaGGAAATGCTAAAACAGATGACCCTAAAACCATGGTGAGAGAAAAGGTAATCCCACTTTTTAATCTTGGCACCCAACTGCAACAACAATACAGTATCTTCAGTttttgttttagtaattttaacaTTAGGTCATTGTTTCTCATGCATGTTTCTCATTCATAGAATGTCATTGGCACATCTTTTGGTAATAAATGAAAATCTTATATCAACTAGCTATGTTGTAATCTAATGAGGTGCTAAGCCCGTTTGTCGTTAGTTCTATCAAAACCAACAATTTTTTCATCCGTTTTCCTATCTATTTAGCTCTATTTAATGGTTAGCTAGTTTTATTATTCGTCCATCCTTTACTGACTTTGAGTTGCAACCCTTTCCTGAAGTCCGCAGCAGAAGTTGATCGTGTTTGCAATGTGAAAGACTCGTTAACCAATAAGGTAACCAACATTGAGAGCTCGAACCCTGTTCTTGATGGTGAGGGTCAGCACCAAATATTAAGTAGGCAAAAGGCTGTCGTGGAACCATCAAAGACCAGTGGGGCAACTAGTGCAGGATCTGATAAAGATACCAAACATGAATCCGCAACATTAACCAAAGCTGAAGCCAATGCTGGACTATCAACTTCAAAAGGAGAAAGTAACAGCTCGAACAACATCAAAAATGGCGGAGATACACAAAAATTGAGCGGTCAAGAACGTCTCTCAGATGCCTCACAATCAAGGGAGGAGAATCTCAACAAGGCCATTAGTGAAAGCATCTCAGGAGTAGATAGCACTGCAACGACAGGCATATCAATAGACCACAAGATCGCCACAGAAGCATCAAAACCGAAAGAACCCGAAGTCAAGGCTGTCAACACCAAGGAAAATGATAGCAATGAAGTGGCAAAATGAGGCAATATAACAATATTGACACACCTAGAAACCATCAGTTCGAGGACAGCAAACAGTTACACTAACTTTCACCGTAGAAAAAAGCTGAAACTCTTCCATGAATCAATGTAAGCAGTCAGATACTGTAATCTTGAACATATGGACAATACTAGGATATACATAAAGTAGAACTGCAAATATAtagtcaaatttatatatatatatatatatataccaaaaattCCATTTACCTTGAAGTGAAGTTAATGTTCTAATTGCATTGCATCATGAACTGAATGTTGTAGCTTTCTTCATTTTTAACATAAGAAACACAGGAGTTTTCTCCACTGTGACAACGTTCAACGACTGGAGagctttaaatattaaagagggCCCGTGTTTGTAGGGTTTTCAGTTTTGCTAAATCAATACCAAGTGATTTTGATTGAAACATCCTGGCAGTGGCAGATGTATCCAACGCACATAGTTGGATATGTCCGAGAACTTTAAATATACGAAAGAAAAGACACTTGAAAGATTAAAGATACCTCCTCTCCAATACATGCTcatatttgatattatattgaATGACTATATGAACCTGTAATGTTGTTTCCTACCAAAACAAAATCTAATTCGATATTTAATcccgtctttcttttttaaaataaataataaaatgataaataattttctttatttgttttataattcagTTCCAACAATATATTCTCTAAGTCGGTAcctaatatttaatatatctaacttgttttatgttttttttaaattttctcttgACGGAAGTAACTTACTATTATTACATCACTGGTGAGTAATTCttatctaatatttaatttttttaacctatGTACCTTTTAATTCATATATCTtgtttattctataaataaacTCGTTAAAATTTAGAGTAAgtgaataaattttcaaaaataattctaCATGAAAACTAAAagttaatcttttttttttaagatatgTAGATTTTATcttatgaaaaatttataatttcactgCTCGCCACAATTGTGAAAATCTTTTacaaactaaatatatatatatatatatatatgttttaaaggttaaaagattaaaattaagaagtaaccttaaaaaaaaaaaaagaaaaaaaaaagtcaataaAATCAAGTGGTTCCTTACTCAGCAGCCGCTTAAAATTAGGGTTCAAGCAGAAAAACAGTTTCCAAGAATAAACATTTAGCAGAATTTGTTAAGATTTAGATAAGTGGataaaatccaaaatctttgaaaaagaaaattatatttaaaactgAATATATTAATTACGACTAACCTAATCTTAACATCATCTGATTGGATTAATCTTTTTTTACAGCTATCTATAAATAATCCCAGAATGCTCTTCGTTTTCAATACTTTGTTTAGCTTTCTCCCTCAACTCAGAAATTAATCTCATTCGTCGAGATCTTTAGTTTAAAAGTATTGTTTTTAGTGTTTCTTAATCATGGCGGGTGGTGTAATCGCGACTGGTTCCGGCAGTGAGCAAGACTTTCCGGCGAAGCTCACCCTCCAAGTCTTTATTTGCACCGCCATAGCTGCCTTTGGTGGTTTAATGTTTGGCTACGATATTGGAATTTCAGGTGTCTTTTTAGTTATTCTAGATTGTATACTTCAGTGTGTGTGTTTTTAAATTGTAGCGACGATAATCCTTGAAACGACGCTAAATAGTAAAGTTATAGCAACTTTAAAGTTACGAAATTCAGTCTATTAATGTGCTGCTGTGGCGTATATATACAGGAGGAGTGACAGGGATGGACGATTTCCTATTGAAGTTCTTCCCCAATGTTTACGTTAAAAAGAACCACGCTCATGAAAACAACTACTGCAAATTCGACGACGAGTATCTTCAGCTCTTCACGTCGTCCCTTTACTTAGCCGCCATCGTCGCCAGTGGCGGCGCCTCCTTAATGTGCAAGAAATACGGTCGAAAACCAACCATGCAAGCTGCttctatcttcttcttcattggaGCTATTCTCAACGTGTCTGCAATGAACCTTCCTATGTTAATTCTTGGAAGGCTTTTCCTTGGTGCTGGTGTAGGATGTGGTAACCAGGTAATTGAAATTATCTTTCCTTAATCGATCCCCACACATAAAACAGCATAAATTAATCGTATGGAACTCTCATGTTTGAAACAGGCAGTCCCGCTGTTCATTACCGAAATTTCACCGCCAAAATTCAGAGGAGGACTCAACATTTGCTTTCAGTTGCTAATCACAGTTGGCATTCTGGTAGCAAATTGTGTTAACTATTTCACATCGAATATAAAAAACTATGGTTGGAGGATTTCATTGGGCGGCGCCGCCGTGCCAGCCGTAATCCTCCTTGTTGGATCCTTCGCTATTGTCGAGACTCCGACGAGTCTGATagaaagaggaaagaaagaaaaaggcttaaaaaccctaaagaGAATCAGGGGTGTAGACGATGTTCAAAAAGAGTTTGAAGAAATGGTTCGAGCCACAGAGGTTGCCAATCAAATCAAACACCCTTTCAGGGAACTGATGAAGAAGCCGAGCATTCCTCCAATGATTTGCGGCACCATCATTCATGTATTCCAGCAGTTCACAGGGATCAACGTGGTCATGTTTTACGCACCGGTGTTGTTTCAAACCATGGGGTTCGGGTCCAGTGCCTCGCTTTTATCGGCCGTCATAACCGGCACTGTCAATTCATTGTCAACAGTTATCGCCATCTTTACTGTAGATAAAGCTGGAAGGAAGAAACTACTCGTTTTTGGAGCTCTGATTTGCATGGTAGCTCAGGTAATCAAATATTATGAACAAAAACTTAGTACAACCCTcgattaaaactaaattatcatctaaatttcttgttttttgcAGTGTACAATTGGGGTTATTCTTAAAAAGTACCTGACGGAAACAAGCAAAGTACCCAATAGCATAGCCAAAGTAGTGGTGCTTTTAATCTGCGTATATGTGAACGGATTTGCATGGTCATGGGGTCCTTTGGGGTGGCTAATATCTAGCGAAGTCTTCCCATTGGAAACTCGAACTTCAGGCTATTTCTTTGCGGTCGCCACCAACATGCTTTGCACATTCATCATAGCTCAAGCATTCCTCAGCATGCTTTGCCACATGCGAGCCTACATTTACTTCTTCTTCGCCGCCTGGCTCATCGTCATGTCCATTTTCGTAATGGCGATGCTCCCTGAGACCAAAGGAGTCCCCCTTGATGAAATGGTtgaaagagtatggaagaaacACTGGTTCTGGAAAAGTTTTTTCAAATCTAGCGACATTGAAAGACCGAAAGCTATGGTCCAGCTTGAGCATCAGGAAAAACCAAACCATTAAAAACACCTTTGTACATCTCTTTGGATTTCATGTCTCTGCCCATTTGTGTATTTGATGAGAATAAGTTAACAGAGTAAGGTAAGGGGAAGAATATTTGAGAAAAGTTCTTAGGCTTTCTTTTTCACTTAGAGATTGTTCCAAGGTTTCCAACAACTTTCCTTGAtacatattctttatttatgtatttttgcaTTGATTTTCTATTCATgtttttggtttgaatttttagtCTAATCATGAAATTAAGAATGGATGTTCTGTAGTCAATGTGGCAAGGGTAGATACTGTCAATAATTTTTGtataatagaaattataaaatattgatcTACTATTGTTAAAGATatatatgaagaaaaataaaatattattaaaaattaatcaaaaagaTATATGAAACATTAACcgtttttaaaataacaagGAAAATAATATTAGGTTTACTCCTCTACTTTTTTTGTTATCTTCTTTTATTCAATAATCTTTTGGATTTATAATATACAATATTCGAAgtcatttagtttatttaaaaataacataaaatgtttaaaaataatgataccAATGTAAGATCAAAAAATTATCACAATTTAgcatttatatttatcaaagtatacataataataaaatacacaaaaataaaatttttaatttatcaaacaagaTCAATTActgaaatttaaattgaataaacagtaagaaaattatgatattttctgtttttctaCTTGATGGGTATGTTACTCTTGATTTAAAATGGCAAAAATAGATTCACAAATTCTTAGTTTGGGTGCCAAAATTGCCATTTACTGAAAATTCAGggatcaaatatttttaactacCACCATTTGTCGATTTCCCGCTTTACATTTCTTTATATAAAAGGTCGTATTATTTAATGCTTGCGTTGCCGTCTTtccacaatttaaccattttttaaaagaagaacCGTCCCAATTCCAAGTCTAAAGCAATGAAACATTTTATACCGTTTGCTTTCACTTCCATTGAAGCAGTCAGCGGCGGAGATGAACCAAGTGGAGGAGACGATGAGTTACGTTTACAAGAACCCAAATGCGCCTATAGAAGATCGAATCAAAGACCTTGTTTCTCGGATGACCCTGCAAGAAAAGGTCGGTCAAATGACCCAAATCGAGCTCTGTGTTGCTACTCTTGACGATGTCAGAAACCTCTCCATCGGTACACTTTTCACCTTCTTTTGCTCCACAATCATTGACCCATGCAGCTTCCGAGCTTCAACACCCCCCACGTTCAAACTCTACATCTGTTGCTACTCAAATCGCAATTCATATTGGCTAAGATAATTACTGATTCGTTTTGTCATAGTTACAGGCATAATGAAGTTGCTATATAGATCCTTGGCATGAACAATTAACATATATGGTTCTAACTCtatgttttccttttaatgtaattattggTGGACGATCTCGTAGGGAGTATGGTCAGCGGTGGAGGGAAAGAGCCTTTAGAGAAAGCAATGGCATCCGATT
This sequence is a window from Gossypium raimondii isolate GPD5lz chromosome 5, ASM2569854v1, whole genome shotgun sequence. Protein-coding genes within it:
- the LOC105767581 gene encoding sugar transport protein 8, which encodes MAGGVIATGSGSEQDFPAKLTLQVFICTAIAAFGGLMFGYDIGISGGVTGMDDFLLKFFPNVYVKKNHAHENNYCKFDDEYLQLFTSSLYLAAIVASGGASLMCKKYGRKPTMQAASIFFFIGAILNVSAMNLPMLILGRLFLGAGVGCGNQAVPLFITEISPPKFRGGLNICFQLLITVGILVANCVNYFTSNIKNYGWRISLGGAAVPAVILLVGSFAIVETPTSLIERGKKEKGLKTLKRIRGVDDVQKEFEEMVRATEVANQIKHPFRELMKKPSIPPMICGTIIHVFQQFTGINVVMFYAPVLFQTMGFGSSASLLSAVITGTVNSLSTVIAIFTVDKAGRKKLLVFGALICMVAQCTIGVILKKYLTETSKVPNSIAKVVVLLICVYVNGFAWSWGPLGWLISSEVFPLETRTSGYFFAVATNMLCTFIIAQAFLSMLCHMRAYIYFFFAAWLIVMSIFVMAMLPETKGVPLDEMVERVWKKHWFWKSFFKSSDIERPKAMVQLEHQEKPNH